The Pelagovum sp. HNIBRBA483 sequence ACAAGGCCACAGGCAAAGCAGCCAAAGTCGTATCCGAGGCGGTACCGAAACCATTTTGATAGGCCTCCACAAAATAGGAAACGCCAAGATCTCCAAAGCTGGCAAAGTTGGAGTAGTTCACCACCCAAGACGGATCAATAGAACCGCCAAGCGGATCCCATAGAACGATATCGCCTTTCAACGCGCCCTCACCCAGCGCGCCGCTGCCGCCTAACGCAAAAACCAGATCTCCGCGGTCTTTCGCGAGCATTGCGGTGACGTCGAGCCCACCCACATTTGCATATCCACGCAAGGCGGTTGTGGAGGCATCAGCGCTTACCGCACCGCCGACGATCTCGGGTCGCGGAATATAAACCGCCTGCAAATCCGCACCATTATCAAAGAGATACTGCGCATAGATCATATCCGTACCGGTCTTGTAGCTCCGGTCGATCGCGTTCGGTGAAAACGGCGCAACAACATCGGATGGAGCGAAGACCAGCCCGTTGCCCCAAGTGATTGCCTGCCGCCCTACCTTGAAAACAAAACTGTCCGTGGTCCATGTCAGGTTCAGCCGATCAATGCCCCACTGCAATGCCGTGTCCCCGGAAATGTTTTCCCCGCTGAGGTCGAAAAGAGTCGCTGGGGGTGATGAAGGGCTCATGCCCGCTAATGCAGATTGCAGCGCGATATTGTCACCATTGACCCGATTAACCGCTCCATGCAGCTCAAACTGTCCGCCAAGAAGCTCGGCGTCCACCATCGCCCGCAGGCCTGCACGATTGGTTTGCAGAGAGGAAAAGCCAAGTGCCGCCTCCAGACTAGAGCCATCGGGCCACTGCAAATCGGATCCGAGTTCGACTTTGAATCGCAACTCCTGAGCAAGCACTCCCCCAGCATAGCCGGCAAGCACACATGAAACGATTAATGTCTTAAACGCGCTCATCGGTTGCTATACCCCCGTCCAACATCGTTATGCGCCGCTGGCTGTTTTCAAGCACGCGGGTGTCGTGCGTTCCTATGAGGAAAGTTGTTCCATGCTCCTCATTCAACCGCCTCATCAAGGCGACGAGATCGTAAGCAGTTGCGGAGTCCAGGTTGGCGGTCGGTTCATCGGCCAGTACGATTGACGGGTTACTCACCAATGCGCGCGCAACAGCCACGCGCTGCTGCTGGCCACCCGACATTGCGCCAGGCCTGCGATGCGCCAGCTCTTCAATACCTACATCATTCAAGATCGCCAGCGCTCTGTCCCGCCTCTCTGCCCGTGGCATTCCCTGAAGTTCGAGGACGAACTCGATGTTCTCAGCAGCGGACATCACCGGGATCAAATTGAAGGACTGAAACACAAAACCTATCTTGGTCAGTCGGACCTCCGATAATTCGGCTTTCGACATCTCACCGAGGTTCTCGCCATCAACGATGACTTCACCGCTGCTTGGGCTGTCCAATCCCCCAATCATATTCAGGAGGGTCGTTTTGCCGGAACCCGATGGGCCCGCAAGGGTTGCGAAATCGCCTTGCAGAATATCGAGATCTACCGCCCTAAGCGCATGAACCGCCAGTTCCCCCTTCCCAAAAGTCTTTCGGACACCGCGACACGTTACTATGGCCTGCATCACTTTATCTCCTTAAGTGTCCCTGCGCATCACTTCGACGGGGCTGTATTTCGATGCCTTTCTCGCAGGCCACAGAGCGACCAAAATCCCGAGAATCCAAATGATTAATGAGAAGAGAACAAAACTGCCAAAATGAAAATCCGGATACAAAACATTGCCGCCTTGGATCATTTCCATTGCCTGGGCCCAGCGGCTAAGATCAAGGCCGTCCGAAAGTGACCAAATCGTCAAAGCCGATAATCCGGCGCCAATAAGAACACCTATTCCGATTAGCAGCGCAGACTCTAGCGTCACCATCAGCAAGACCAGCCGAGGCCGCATGCCAAGCGCGCGCAACAGGCCGAACTCACGCATCCGCTCGAACACTGCCATCAGTTGCGTATTGATGATGCCGATAGCCATCAGCGCGAACACCACGCCGAGCCAAATGAAAATGATGCTGCCCATGAACGCATCTGTCGTCGCAAGCAACAAATTAAGGTCTTTCCAGCTCCTTACATCGAGTTCGGGCGCCGCCTCCTTCAAGGTATCGATAGTCGGTTCGAGCGGCGCATCATCTTGCAACGCGAAAACAATTTCAGTCACTTGATCTCGCAAACCCACGAAGGATTGCGCCGCAGACAATCCCGTGAACGCGAAGAAGTCTTCGGTCGCCTGATCAGAGTCAAAAAGGCCTACCACATCGAAACTACGCTCCGACATCGTGCCGTCGGTGTTTTGAGACATCAAGATCACGCGCCGCCCAACGCCCGTCTTCAACTGCTCCGCAAGGTGCAGCCCAATGACAACGCCATCATCTTCATGGCTTGCAAGGTAGCGCCCCTCAACGACCTTTTGGGGAAGCACTGAAACCTGACTTTCCCCTGTGGGGACAACACCTGTCATCGTAACAGGCAGGGTCTTGTATTCGCTCAAAATAACAGCCGGCAGACCGAGCCGACGAGTCCAGCCGGAAAACTGCGCACCTGACAATGCTTCAACCAAAGCCTCGTCAGGCGCCTCCATAACCAGATCAATATTCGGATCATCCATGAACCCTTCGGCATGGATCTGACCAGAACCAGTCAAAATCTGTAGCGCAGTGTCCTTGCTCGATTGCATCCAAGCAATCATGAACGAATTGAAAAACAAGATAGACCACAGACCCACGGATACCACGATGAGTGTGATCGATGTCCTGCGCGGGTTCCGCCAGACGTTCCGCCATGCAAGCGGGAGGAAGGTTCGAAGTGTATCGCTCATCCTGCCATCGCCTCCACAGGTTCGAGCCTCAGAACCCTCCGATAAGGGATGATACCCAGCAATGCGATCGACCCGACTATGGCCACAGGTCCCACCAAAACACGCTCAATCGTCATGATGGGATAGAACCGTGACGGAAGACCCCACTCCGCATAGACATCTCCCATACCCTCGATTCCAATACCGACATTTTGAAAATAGGCTGTCAGAGCGATGCCCAGAACAATGCCACTACCGGCCCCAAGTACCGACAGAAAGACCATTTCGACCCAGACCATACGGCCGATCTGCGCCGGTTTCATTCCAAGCGCCAGCAACATGCCAAATTCCCGTGTTCGCTCCAATACAGACATGTAAAGGGTGTTCAAAATGACGAAAACCACCACAATGACCAATGTCCCATAGACCAATATGGCTGTGGACTGGTCGAGTGAAATGGCCTGCTTAACTTCGGGCCGCAGCACATCCCAACTCAGATAGGTCGCGCCAAACTCCGCTGCGATATTTTCAAGCTCGCCACTCTTGCGTTCAACATGGGGCAGATCACTGCCCTTAACGGCCACTAAATGCGCGGTTCCTTCCATGAAGAACGTTTCGTCGAAACGCGAAAGCGGCATTTGCGCGATCTGACGATCAAGTTCGGGGACACCTGCGCCGAAAATACCGACAAGTGTCAACACGTCGGCGGCAACCGACCCATCAACCGCACTCCCCAACAGCGTAACCTGATCACCCAATTCCAGCCTCAGATTTCGGGCTAACCCCTCGCCCAACACAATACTGGCATCGTCGTCGGGCTGCAGTGGGCGGCCCGACTTTATCATCGTCGAAATCTTCGCGACCTGAGGATCGGCTTCCGGATCTAAGCCAATGATCGCAGCGGCAAAGCTCCGCTCGCCATGCGCCAACAAGCCGAATCCATTCGCTCGAACGGCAGCGGCATCGATGCCGCCAATTTC is a genomic window containing:
- a CDS encoding ABC transporter ATP-binding protein; translation: MQAIVTCRGVRKTFGKGELAVHALRAVDLDILQGDFATLAGPSGSGKTTLLNMIGGLDSPSSGEVIVDGENLGEMSKAELSEVRLTKIGFVFQSFNLIPVMSAAENIEFVLELQGMPRAERRDRALAILNDVGIEELAHRRPGAMSGGQQQRVAVARALVSNPSIVLADEPTANLDSATAYDLVALMRRLNEEHGTTFLIGTHDTRVLENSQRRITMLDGGIATDERV
- a CDS encoding ABC transporter permease, whose translation is MSDTLRTFLPLAWRNVWRNPRRTSITLIVVSVGLWSILFFNSFMIAWMQSSKDTALQILTGSGQIHAEGFMDDPNIDLVMEAPDEALVEALSGAQFSGWTRRLGLPAVILSEYKTLPVTMTGVVPTGESQVSVLPQKVVEGRYLASHEDDGVVIGLHLAEQLKTGVGRRVILMSQNTDGTMSERSFDVVGLFDSDQATEDFFAFTGLSAAQSFVGLRDQVTEIVFALQDDAPLEPTIDTLKEAAPELDVRSWKDLNLLLATTDAFMGSIIFIWLGVVFALMAIGIINTQLMAVFERMREFGLLRALGMRPRLVLLMVTLESALLIGIGVLIGAGLSALTIWSLSDGLDLSRWAQAMEMIQGGNVLYPDFHFGSFVLFSLIIWILGILVALWPARKASKYSPVEVMRRDT
- a CDS encoding ABC transporter permease; the protein is MITAIAWRNVWRQPTRTLLSVTGMSFTSMLLVFMVSFQFGSYDTMKESMLGINDGYGQFQAEGYNDSPDMATTLEQPYKIAERAREIGGIDAAAVRANGFGLLAHGERSFAAAIIGLDPEADPQVAKISTMIKSGRPLQPDDDASIVLGEGLARNLRLELGDQVTLLGSAVDGSVAADVLTLVGIFGAGVPELDRQIAQMPLSRFDETFFMEGTAHLVAVKGSDLPHVERKSGELENIAAEFGATYLSWDVLRPEVKQAISLDQSTAILVYGTLVIVVVFVILNTLYMSVLERTREFGMLLALGMKPAQIGRMVWVEMVFLSVLGAGSGIVLGIALTAYFQNVGIGIEGMGDVYAEWGLPSRFYPIMTIERVLVGPVAIVGSIALLGIIPYRRVLRLEPVEAMAG